The Christiangramia flava JLT2011 genome has a segment encoding these proteins:
- a CDS encoding GDSL-type esterase/lipase family protein gives MKTFNYLIVLTFSLFMISCEESDSGEKPTVYMVGDSTVKNGQGDGAGGLWGWGDSLGQFLDTTKVNVQNHALGGTSSRTFQDKGLWEPVKDSLKKGDYVLIQFGHNDAGPINDNFRARGTINGTGEESEEIDNILTGKHETVHSYGWYIRKLVKETKEKGAIPIIMSPIPRNDWENGKVPRNATTYGGWAKQVAEEEDAYFIDLNEKMASQMEEKGEQNITGTYFYDRDHTHTSAKGAVMAASLIIEGLKESGSSLKKYLLEDPEIQTPTKKDVYLIGDSTVANNNDTLVGWGVPMDKYFDTTRVNVYNKARGGRSIRSFRGEGLWDEVLKDLDKGDFLLIQFGHNDGGEVDQPKYRGSLKGMGDETQTVEFKKDSTEVVHTYGWYMKKYITETKAKGATPIVLSMIPRNIWHAEKVMQNGRKKL, from the coding sequence ATGAAAACATTCAATTATTTGATCGTACTAACATTCTCGCTTTTTATGATCAGCTGCGAGGAAAGTGATTCAGGAGAAAAACCTACAGTTTATATGGTTGGCGATTCCACCGTAAAAAATGGCCAGGGTGATGGAGCCGGTGGCCTTTGGGGATGGGGTGATTCCCTCGGCCAGTTTCTGGACACCACTAAAGTTAACGTGCAAAATCATGCACTTGGCGGCACCAGTAGCCGAACCTTTCAGGACAAAGGGCTATGGGAACCAGTTAAAGATAGTTTAAAAAAGGGAGATTACGTATTAATCCAGTTTGGACACAATGATGCCGGGCCCATAAATGATAATTTTAGGGCACGTGGGACTATTAATGGAACTGGTGAGGAAAGCGAAGAAATAGATAATATTCTTACGGGAAAACACGAGACCGTGCATAGTTATGGCTGGTATATTCGAAAACTTGTAAAAGAAACCAAAGAGAAAGGGGCGATTCCAATCATCATGTCGCCTATTCCGCGAAATGACTGGGAAAACGGCAAAGTTCCAAGGAATGCAACTACTTATGGTGGCTGGGCAAAACAGGTGGCTGAAGAGGAAGATGCTTACTTCATCGATCTGAATGAAAAAATGGCTTCTCAAATGGAAGAAAAAGGCGAACAAAACATCACCGGAACTTATTTCTATGACAGAGATCACACCCACACTTCAGCAAAAGGAGCGGTGATGGCTGCATCTCTAATTATCGAAGGCTTAAAAGAATCTGGTAGTTCACTGAAAAAATATCTCCTGGAAGATCCTGAAATTCAAACCCCTACAAAGAAAGACGTATATCTTATTGGTGATTCTACAGTAGCAAATAACAACGATACTTTAGTGGGCTGGGGAGTTCCAATGGATAAATACTTCGATACTACCCGCGTGAATGTGTACAATAAAGCTCGCGGTGGCAGAAGCATTCGTAGCTTTAGAGGAGAAGGTCTCTGGGATGAGGTTTTGAAGGATCTGGATAAAGGTGATTTTTTATTAATACAATTCGGGCATAACGATGGCGGTGAAGTGGACCAGCCTAAATATCGCGGGTCTCTAAAAGGAATGGGAGATGAAACACAAACAGTTGAATTTAAAAAAGATAGTACTGAGGTGGTGCACACATATGGCTGGTATATGAAAAAATATATCACTGAAACAAAAGCTAAAGGGGCCACGCCCATTGTTCTAAGTATGATCCCGAGAAATATCTGGCATGCTGAAAAAGTAATGCAAAATGGGCGAAAGAAGCTGTAG
- a CDS encoding glycoside hydrolase family 2 TIM barrel-domain containing protein, producing MAANHSKYLLQIICLCFLGSQIYAQESKKIYLSGKDSETDTIIWDFKVTDGQNSGKWSKIEVPSNWEIKGFGTYTYGRWYKELEQEEPSKEEGFYKYEFQAPKVYDGQRVIIKFGGVMTDTEVKVNGQLAGEIHQGGFYEFQYDITNLIKYDSENLLEVHVWKHSANPTVNNAERKADWWLFGGIYRPVWLEITPETHISHVAVAPEMDGSLKANLLLKNIPKNTELKVSLQPIGNDASYKSFSFPVVEASEETILESKWENIKPWNPEDPNLYDLKLSLIKGNKVLHEVTERIGFRSIDFRKKDGIYVNGKKIIMKGVNRHTIWPESGRSTSKRISIMDVNLIKDMNMNAVRFHYPPDNHFLQACDSLGLFVLDELAGWQNPYDTSTGKKLIKEMVQRDVNHPSVIIWDQGNEGGWNEELDTVFSEYDPQNRIVIHPWADFNGWDTHHYPTYLTGVHRFGNGENVFFPTEFMHGTYDNGHGAGLADFWERYTKSPLFAGGFLWVFNDEAVRRTDWDGDQIYDSKGSLAPDGILGPHREKEGSFYTIKEVWAPVQFQPKEINKSFDCSFLITNTYLFTNLEEILMEYKVKKAGINSFYEQDDVAIIYSGKIDVPSIEPGETRKINIPVKDEFFSGDWIEITGTDKHGREIYTWTWPIHKAAFFAEKFLQKKESATEATVEKNKNEIKLSGGEITVILDAENGEIIHIENTVNEIAFLNGPRPVGMKAAVEKVEIKNKDGNAIALVSYAGGIHTIKWTMFPDGRLKMEMTALKNAGTSSGFDGAFYEGEINKFGITFDFPEEEVEGIKWFGKGPYHVWKNRLQGTEYNIWEKDYNNTITGESFENLIYPEFKGYHANLLAAKILAGENSFRIFSESDKLFLRLFTPAEPKNAFPGAHAQPEFPEGNISFMYEIPAMRAFKPLSHQGPSSQPTNIRIKKGDDGITMNLWFDFRNFQSN from the coding sequence ATGGCTGCGAACCACTCGAAATATCTTCTTCAAATAATATGTTTATGTTTTCTGGGCTCTCAAATCTATGCTCAGGAAAGTAAAAAAATATATCTCTCTGGTAAAGATTCTGAAACCGACACTATAATATGGGACTTCAAGGTTACCGATGGCCAGAACAGCGGAAAATGGAGTAAAATAGAAGTGCCTTCAAACTGGGAAATAAAGGGTTTTGGGACGTATACCTACGGCCGCTGGTATAAGGAATTGGAACAGGAAGAACCCAGCAAAGAAGAAGGATTTTATAAATATGAATTCCAAGCTCCAAAAGTATATGATGGCCAACGCGTGATCATCAAATTTGGCGGGGTAATGACAGATACTGAAGTAAAAGTGAATGGTCAACTTGCTGGAGAAATACACCAGGGGGGATTTTATGAATTTCAGTACGATATCACCAATCTTATTAAATATGATTCAGAAAATCTTTTAGAAGTACATGTTTGGAAACATTCTGCCAATCCTACCGTAAATAATGCGGAACGTAAAGCAGACTGGTGGCTTTTTGGAGGAATTTACCGTCCCGTTTGGCTGGAGATCACTCCAGAAACTCATATAAGTCATGTTGCGGTAGCTCCGGAAATGGATGGTTCTTTAAAAGCCAATCTACTGCTGAAGAATATTCCGAAGAATACCGAACTAAAAGTTAGTCTTCAACCAATTGGAAATGATGCATCCTATAAATCTTTCAGCTTTCCTGTAGTCGAAGCATCTGAAGAAACTATTCTTGAATCAAAATGGGAGAATATAAAACCATGGAACCCTGAAGATCCAAATCTTTATGATCTTAAATTAAGTTTGATAAAGGGGAATAAAGTACTCCATGAAGTAACCGAACGTATTGGCTTTCGAAGTATTGATTTTAGAAAGAAAGATGGCATATATGTAAATGGTAAAAAAATTATCATGAAGGGGGTTAACCGCCACACCATCTGGCCGGAATCTGGCCGAAGCACCAGTAAACGCATAAGCATCATGGATGTAAATCTTATTAAGGATATGAATATGAATGCAGTACGTTTTCATTATCCTCCAGACAATCACTTCCTGCAAGCCTGTGATTCCCTGGGATTATTTGTTTTAGATGAACTAGCCGGCTGGCAAAATCCTTATGACACCTCAACCGGTAAAAAACTGATCAAAGAAATGGTACAGCGAGATGTGAATCATCCATCGGTTATTATCTGGGACCAGGGAAATGAAGGTGGCTGGAACGAAGAACTGGATACCGTTTTTTCTGAATATGATCCTCAAAACCGAATCGTTATTCATCCCTGGGCTGACTTTAACGGTTGGGACACACACCACTACCCTACTTATCTTACCGGAGTACATAGGTTTGGCAATGGTGAGAATGTTTTCTTTCCTACCGAATTCATGCATGGTACTTATGACAATGGCCATGGTGCCGGACTTGCCGATTTTTGGGAACGTTATACTAAAAGCCCGTTGTTTGCCGGTGGATTTCTTTGGGTTTTTAATGATGAGGCAGTTAGACGCACAGATTGGGATGGCGATCAAATCTATGATTCTAAAGGCTCTCTCGCACCCGATGGAATATTGGGACCACACCGTGAAAAAGAAGGCAGCTTCTATACCATAAAAGAGGTTTGGGCCCCGGTTCAGTTTCAACCAAAAGAAATCAATAAAAGCTTTGACTGTAGTTTCCTTATTACTAATACATATCTCTTCACCAATTTAGAGGAGATCCTCATGGAATACAAAGTAAAAAAGGCCGGAATAAATTCTTTTTATGAGCAGGATGATGTAGCCATTATCTATTCTGGAAAAATTGATGTTCCTAGTATTGAGCCCGGTGAAACACGAAAAATCAACATTCCGGTAAAAGACGAATTCTTCAGCGGAGACTGGATCGAAATTACCGGAACAGACAAGCATGGCCGGGAGATCTATACCTGGACCTGGCCTATTCATAAAGCGGCATTTTTTGCCGAAAAATTTCTTCAGAAAAAAGAATCGGCAACTGAAGCGACGGTAGAAAAGAATAAAAACGAGATCAAACTTTCCGGCGGCGAAATAACAGTGATCCTGGATGCTGAAAATGGCGAAATCATTCATATTGAAAACACTGTAAATGAGATCGCATTTCTAAATGGTCCGCGTCCTGTTGGCATGAAAGCCGCAGTGGAGAAAGTTGAAATAAAAAATAAGGACGGTAATGCCATTGCTTTGGTAAGCTATGCCGGTGGGATCCATACGATAAAATGGACCATGTTTCCCGATGGAAGGTTAAAAATGGAAATGACCGCCTTAAAAAATGCCGGCACAAGTAGTGGTTTTGACGGTGCCTTTTATGAAGGTGAAATCAATAAGTTCGGGATCACTTTTGATTTTCCGGAAGAGGAGGTAGAAGGTATCAAATGGTTTGGAAAAGGTCCATATCATGTCTGGAAGAACAGGCTGCAGGGGACCGAATATAATATTTGGGAAAAAGATTATAACAATACCATTACGGGTGAAAGTTTTGAAAACCTTATCTATCCTGAATTTAAAGGCTACCACGCCAATCTTCTAGCGGCTAAAATTCTTGCTGGAGAAAACAGCTTCAGGATCTTCAGTGAATCTGATAAACTGTTTTTAAGACTTTTCACTCCTGCAGAACCAAAAAATGCATTCCCCGGAGCACATGCGCAACCTGAATTTCCAGAAGGTAACATTTCTTTTATGTACGAGATCCCCGCGATGAGAGCTTTCAAACCTCTTTCACACCAGGGGCCCAGCAGCCAGCCTACCAATATCAGGATTAAAAAAGGAGATGACGGTATTACCATGAACCTATGGTTCGATTTTAGAAATTTTCAGAGTAATTAA
- a CDS encoding GntR family transcriptional regulator yields MFPLDIKINEDSRIPKYKQIVDSIISDISHGNIKVGEKIPSINELSEHLLLSRDTVEKAYRLLKEKKVIVSVKGKGFYTSKTDLISRVNILFMVNKPSVYKMIIYNSFVDALGVNAHVDMFIYHCDESLFLKTMERNMGAYDYYVIMPHFRDENSHHVTFTPSVLDTLKKIPTDSLIMLDNVKDMLNTEFSSIYQDFKQDIFNALTEGLEKIKKYDKVILVYPEKSANPYPRRIRTGFIKFCVENNFDYEILHEIYDDMELQSKDVYVTIQERDLVNLVRQTRKKKLILGKDIGIISYNETPLKELLGISVISTDFKTMGESAAYMILKNKKENVKNVFNYIERNSV; encoded by the coding sequence ATGTTCCCATTAGATATCAAAATCAACGAAGATTCCAGAATTCCAAAATATAAGCAAATCGTAGATTCTATAATTTCCGATATCTCTCATGGAAATATTAAGGTAGGAGAGAAAATACCCTCTATTAATGAACTTAGTGAACATTTACTTCTTTCCAGAGATACGGTGGAAAAAGCTTATCGGCTATTAAAAGAGAAAAAGGTCATCGTCTCGGTAAAAGGAAAAGGATTTTATACCTCTAAAACCGACCTAATTTCCAGGGTGAACATTTTATTCATGGTGAATAAACCGAGTGTTTATAAAATGATCATCTATAATTCTTTTGTAGATGCCCTAGGAGTGAATGCTCATGTAGACATGTTTATTTATCATTGTGATGAATCTTTGTTTCTAAAAACCATGGAAAGAAACATGGGTGCCTATGATTATTACGTAATCATGCCTCATTTTAGAGATGAAAACTCTCATCACGTAACTTTCACACCTTCAGTTCTGGATACTTTAAAAAAAATCCCTACAGATAGTCTCATCATGCTGGATAACGTGAAGGATATGTTGAATACTGAATTTAGCTCCATATACCAGGATTTTAAACAGGACATTTTCAATGCACTTACCGAAGGATTGGAAAAGATCAAAAAATACGACAAAGTGATCTTAGTGTATCCAGAGAAATCTGCCAATCCATATCCCCGTAGAATACGCACCGGCTTCATAAAATTTTGTGTAGAAAACAATTTCGATTATGAGATCCTGCATGAAATCTATGACGATATGGAGTTACAAAGCAAAGATGTGTATGTCACCATACAGGAAAGAGATCTCGTGAACTTGGTTCGCCAAACCAGGAAAAAGAAGCTGATTCTGGGCAAAGACATTGGTATTATATCTTACAATGAAACTCCATTAAAAGAACTCCTGGGAATTTCGGTAATTAGTACAGATTTTAAAACTATGGGGGAATCTGCTGCCTATATGATCCTGAAAAATAAAAAGGAAAATGTAAAAAATGTCTTCAATTATATTGAACGAAATTCAGTTTAA
- a CDS encoding bifunctional aldolase/short-chain dehydrogenase has translation MEKTFKYVDYLWDEQKAASLGDDQVALFLYRSNILGADLRITNFGGGNTSCKTTEKDPLTNEDVEVMWVKGSGGDIGTLTREGIAGLYTKRLRDLKNVYQGITDEDRMVGLFNHCIYDLNSKAPSIDTPLHGLLPFAHIDHLHPDALIAVAAAKDSEKVTKKIWGGTMGWVPWQRPGFDLGLQLEKCLEENPGIRGIVLGSHGLFTWGDTSYECYMNSLEVIETASEYIASKIKENGEVFGGKKLESLPAEERKDKAAILMPLLRGLVSSENQMIGHFTDSDTVLQFINSNDLERLAPMGTSCPDHFLRTKIQPLILNLETSEDISKTENVLGKLRPDFEQYRKEYKDYYENCKHDNSPAMRDPNPVIIIYPGVGMFSFAKNKQTARVASEFYVNAINVMRGAEAITEYTSLPRQEAFDIEYWLLEEAKLQRMPAEQPLSRRVALVTGAGGGIGKAIADKLVAEGANVVLTDINKDNLKEAVATYKRDQVHGALCDVTKAESIDAAYKKANLAFGGVDIIVHSAGLAISKSLEDTTQKDWDLLQDILVKGQFLIAQKGVEIMKQQGLGGDIVNIASKNGLVAGPNNVGYGTAKAAQQHMTRLLAAELGPDHIRVNTVNPDGVIVGSKIWEGEWAEGRAKAYGIEVKDLPKHYAKRNLLQEIILPEDIANGVFACVGILDKSTGNTINVDGGMANAFVR, from the coding sequence ATGGAAAAAACTTTTAAGTATGTAGACTATCTATGGGACGAGCAAAAAGCTGCTTCATTAGGAGATGATCAGGTGGCCTTATTTTTATATAGATCCAATATTCTGGGTGCAGATTTGAGGATCACGAATTTTGGAGGAGGAAACACGAGTTGTAAAACCACTGAAAAAGATCCGCTAACCAATGAAGATGTTGAGGTTATGTGGGTAAAAGGCTCCGGAGGAGATATCGGTACTTTAACCAGGGAAGGAATTGCCGGACTATATACCAAAAGATTGCGAGATCTTAAGAACGTATATCAGGGAATTACTGATGAAGATAGAATGGTTGGCTTGTTTAACCACTGTATATATGACCTGAACAGTAAAGCTCCTTCTATAGATACCCCCTTACACGGACTCTTACCTTTCGCACATATAGACCACTTACATCCAGATGCGCTTATCGCGGTGGCTGCTGCTAAAGACAGCGAAAAAGTAACTAAAAAGATATGGGGGGGTACTATGGGTTGGGTGCCATGGCAACGACCTGGTTTTGATCTGGGGTTACAACTGGAAAAATGTTTGGAGGAAAATCCTGGAATACGCGGGATTGTACTGGGTAGCCACGGTCTTTTTACCTGGGGAGATACTTCTTACGAATGTTATATGAACAGTCTTGAGGTGATTGAAACTGCTTCAGAATACATAGCTAGTAAGATCAAAGAAAATGGAGAGGTTTTCGGGGGGAAAAAATTAGAAAGTCTTCCTGCTGAAGAAAGAAAAGATAAAGCAGCAATTTTAATGCCTTTACTGCGCGGTTTGGTATCTTCAGAAAACCAAATGATAGGTCATTTTACAGATTCTGATACTGTATTGCAATTTATTAATAGTAACGACCTGGAAAGGCTTGCGCCCATGGGAACATCATGTCCAGATCACTTTTTAAGAACAAAGATCCAGCCTCTTATCTTAAACCTGGAGACTTCTGAAGACATTTCAAAAACAGAAAATGTTTTAGGAAAATTAAGGCCAGATTTCGAACAATATAGAAAAGAATATAAAGACTATTACGAAAATTGTAAGCATGATAATAGCCCGGCGATGAGAGATCCAAATCCGGTGATCATTATCTATCCTGGTGTTGGAATGTTCAGTTTTGCCAAGAACAAGCAAACGGCGCGAGTGGCCAGCGAGTTCTACGTAAATGCGATCAATGTGATGCGTGGTGCTGAAGCGATTACAGAATATACCTCATTGCCAAGACAGGAAGCCTTTGATATTGAATACTGGCTTTTAGAAGAAGCCAAATTACAAAGAATGCCGGCAGAACAACCTCTTTCCCGTAGAGTAGCACTGGTTACTGGAGCTGGAGGAGGAATTGGTAAAGCGATAGCAGATAAACTAGTAGCAGAAGGAGCCAATGTAGTGCTTACAGATATTAATAAAGATAATTTAAAGGAAGCGGTTGCTACATATAAACGCGACCAGGTACATGGAGCACTTTGTGACGTTACCAAAGCAGAATCTATAGATGCCGCCTATAAAAAAGCTAACTTGGCTTTTGGTGGAGTAGATATTATCGTGCACTCGGCAGGACTGGCCATTTCTAAATCTTTAGAAGATACGACCCAGAAAGATTGGGACTTGCTTCAGGATATTTTAGTAAAAGGTCAATTCCTGATAGCTCAAAAAGGAGTGGAGATCATGAAACAACAAGGTCTTGGAGGTGATATTGTTAATATTGCTAGTAAGAACGGACTGGTTGCAGGCCCAAATAATGTTGGTTACGGGACTGCAAAAGCGGCGCAGCAGCACATGACACGTTTACTTGCTGCTGAATTGGGGCCAGATCATATTCGAGTAAACACGGTAAATCCTGATGGAGTGATCGTGGGAAGTAAAATATGGGAAGGTGAATGGGCAGAAGGTCGCGCTAAAGCTTATGGGATTGAGGTTAAAGACCTTCCAAAGCATTACGCGAAAAGAAATCTTTTACAGGAAATTATTCTTCCGGAAGATATTGCTAATGGAGTATTTGCATGTGTTGGAATTTTAGATAAAAGTACGGGAAACACCATAAATGTTGATGGAGGAATGGCTAACGCCTTTGTAAGATAA
- a CDS encoding TIM barrel protein, with protein sequence MKIDKNNISDHNKKYKNSFQNEFDFVSDKLEKKGIDIEEIVKKVSDFQVAIPSWALGAGGTRFGRFSYGGEPSSLEQKLQDVGILHALTRSAGSVSLHIPWDIPKDIEAIKEIAKGNEITFDAMNSNTFQDQKDAKKSYKFGSLNNSDQEIRDFAVEHNREVIKIGKELGSKSLTVWLADGASFPGQLNFQRALDNTHTSLKGIYDTLPKDWKMFIEYKPYEPNFYSTTIQDWGTSLMLANACGEKAYTLVDLGHHLPNTNIEQIVATLMYKGKLGGFHFNDSKYGDDDVTVGSIKPYALFLIFNELVYGMENNPNNPELAWMIDASHNIKDPLEDLLQSIEAILLAYTKALLIDQKELREAQLAHDVVKCQEILQDAYRFDVRVILQAARLKQDAPLNPLEAYRSFNVRKNLILERGNKTIATGL encoded by the coding sequence ATGAAAATTGATAAAAATAATATTTCAGATCATAACAAGAAATATAAGAATTCATTCCAGAATGAATTCGATTTTGTTTCCGATAAGCTGGAGAAAAAAGGGATCGATATAGAAGAGATCGTAAAGAAAGTAAGCGATTTCCAGGTGGCAATTCCTAGCTGGGCTTTGGGCGCAGGAGGTACTCGTTTTGGACGTTTCTCTTATGGAGGAGAACCTTCCTCCCTGGAACAAAAACTTCAGGATGTTGGAATATTACATGCGCTTACAAGATCGGCCGGATCTGTATCTTTACATATTCCCTGGGATATCCCGAAGGATATTGAGGCGATCAAGGAAATTGCCAAAGGCAATGAGATCACTTTCGATGCTATGAATTCTAATACATTCCAGGATCAGAAAGATGCTAAAAAGAGCTATAAATTTGGTTCCTTAAACAATTCAGATCAGGAAATAAGAGATTTTGCTGTAGAGCATAATCGTGAGGTCATTAAAATAGGGAAAGAGCTGGGTTCTAAAAGTCTTACTGTCTGGCTGGCCGATGGCGCTAGTTTTCCTGGTCAGTTAAATTTTCAACGAGCCTTGGATAATACTCATACCAGCTTGAAAGGTATTTATGATACTCTTCCAAAAGATTGGAAAATGTTCATTGAATATAAACCCTACGAACCTAATTTTTACAGCACAACCATTCAGGATTGGGGAACTTCCCTGATGCTAGCTAATGCCTGCGGCGAAAAAGCTTATACTCTTGTAGATCTTGGGCATCATTTGCCAAATACCAATATCGAGCAAATTGTAGCTACGTTAATGTATAAAGGCAAATTGGGAGGATTTCATTTTAATGATAGCAAATACGGGGATGATGATGTTACGGTAGGATCTATTAAACCATATGCCCTTTTCCTTATTTTTAATGAACTGGTTTATGGCATGGAGAATAATCCTAACAATCCCGAACTGGCGTGGATGATAGATGCCAGTCATAACATCAAAGACCCTCTGGAGGATCTGCTACAGTCTATAGAAGCTATTCTGCTGGCTTACACAAAGGCATTGCTTATAGATCAAAAGGAACTTAGAGAAGCACAATTGGCTCATGATGTGGTAAAATGCCAGGAAATTCTGCAGGATGCTTATCGCTTCGATGTAAGAGTTATACTTCAGGCAGCAAGATTAAAGCAAGATGCTCCTTTAAATCCTCTGGAAGCTTATCGCAGTTTTAACGTGCGTAAAAATCTAATTCTGGAAAGAGGAAATAAAACAATCGCTACGGGTCTATAA
- a CDS encoding FGGY-family carbohydrate kinase, with protein sequence MSQGKVTAVFDIGKTNKKFFLFDEEFQELHREYIRIDEIKDEDGYPTEDLESLKNWMRKVFNDILETEKYDISAINFSTYGASLVHLDENNEILTPLYNYTKDIDASVIESFYEKYGPEEDFEELTGSPKAGLLNSGMQLYWIKQTQPEIFKKIKYSLHLPQYLSYIFTGIPISEYTSIGCHTAMWDYKKRDYHSWIYEENIHLILPPIVSTETSFNMNYNGKRIKIGVGIHDSSAALLPYVRSIRENFILVSTGTWSISFNPFSDSKLSKLEVEKGCINYMRINGKAVKASRLFLGNEFKKQIEFLSDYYQVPKDFHKKILFDYDIYYEITKDFEPMFRWFSLETENMPSETIINYYNVEQAYHHLMIELVKVQAESIKTIEGNSSNYKLYVDGGFTDNNVYIQLLSHYLRNMSLRTTKSSLGSALGAALSISDKKLNSKFLKKNYSLKKHVPFIIN encoded by the coding sequence ATGAGTCAGGGAAAGGTAACGGCTGTTTTTGATATCGGAAAAACGAACAAGAAATTTTTTCTTTTCGATGAAGAGTTTCAGGAACTTCACAGGGAATATATCAGGATCGATGAAATTAAAGACGAAGATGGATATCCTACAGAAGATCTGGAATCCTTAAAAAACTGGATGAGAAAGGTCTTTAACGATATTCTTGAAACCGAAAAATACGATATCTCTGCCATCAATTTTTCTACTTATGGAGCCAGTTTGGTGCATTTAGATGAAAATAATGAAATTCTTACTCCCTTATACAATTATACGAAAGATATAGACGCTTCAGTAATAGAATCATTTTATGAAAAATATGGTCCTGAAGAGGATTTTGAGGAATTAACAGGATCGCCTAAAGCAGGATTGCTTAATTCGGGCATGCAACTTTACTGGATCAAGCAAACGCAGCCAGAAATCTTTAAAAAAATTAAATACTCGCTGCATTTACCACAATATCTCAGTTATATTTTCACGGGAATTCCAATAAGTGAATATACCAGTATAGGTTGTCATACGGCCATGTGGGATTACAAGAAAAGGGATTACCATAGCTGGATCTATGAAGAAAACATACACTTGATCCTGCCGCCAATTGTTTCTACGGAAACCAGTTTTAATATGAACTATAATGGCAAAAGAATAAAAATTGGTGTAGGTATTCATGATAGCTCGGCGGCACTTTTGCCGTATGTACGCAGCATCAGGGAAAATTTCATCCTGGTTTCCACTGGAACCTGGAGCATCTCTTTCAATCCTTTTTCAGACTCTAAATTGTCTAAATTGGAAGTTGAAAAAGGGTGTATAAATTATATGCGTATTAACGGGAAAGCGGTAAAAGCTTCCAGGTTATTTTTAGGGAACGAGTTCAAAAAGCAAATTGAATTTCTTTCAGATTATTACCAGGTTCCGAAAGATTTTCATAAAAAGATCTTGTTCGATTATGATATTTATTACGAGATAACCAAAGATTTTGAACCTATGTTCAGGTGGTTTAGTCTTGAAACTGAGAATATGCCTTCTGAAACTATAATCAATTACTATAATGTAGAGCAGGCCTATCATCATTTAATGATCGAGCTGGTAAAAGTTCAGGCTGAAAGTATTAAAACTATAGAGGGCAACTCCAGCAATTACAAGTTATACGTAGATGGCGGCTTTACAGATAATAATGTCTACATACAGTTGCTGTCTCACTACTTGCGGAATATGTCTTTAAGAACCACGAAATCGTCTCTGGGCTCTGCTCTTGGTGCCGCACTTTCTATTTCAGACAAAAAATTAAATTCTAAATTTTTAAAGAAAAATTACTCTTTGAAAAAGCACGTTCCATTTATAATTAATTAA